Proteins encoded together in one Macadamia integrifolia cultivar HAES 741 chromosome 8, SCU_Mint_v3, whole genome shotgun sequence window:
- the LOC122087280 gene encoding probable NOT transcription complex subunit VIP2 translates to MSGLLNSGLNGSSSNHQDTAGRPFGSSFSVQSASTAPVFHHTGSVQGLHNIHGSFNIPNMPGTLSSRNSAMNGVPPNGVQQPAGSLSTGRFASNNLPVALSQISHASSHGHSGVTNRGGLGVSPILGNSVPRITSSMGNIVGAGNVGRSLSSGGGLSMPGLASRLNLTGNSGSGSLSVQGPNRLMGGMLPQAPQVLSILGNSYSPGGPLSQSQVQGGNNALSSMGMLNDVNSNDNSPFDINDFPQLSGRPSSAGGSQGQLGSLRKQSVGVLQQNQEFSIQNEDFPALPGYKGGNTDYAMDLHQKEQLNDSAMSMMQSQHFPIGRSSGFSLGGTYSSHRQQQQQHSPSVGGSGVPFASANNQDLLHMHGSDLFSSSHANYHSQVQNNGPPGLRPVNSPNSVSGMGSYDQLIHQYQQLQSQSQFRLQQMSAVGQSYRDQNMKAMQAVPDRFGLLGLLSVIKLSNPELNSLALGTDLTTLGLNLSSTNDIHKKFASPWSDEPAKGELEYTVPECYYAKLPPTLHQGYFAKFQPETLFYIFYSMPKDEAQLYAANELYNRGWFYHKELRLWITRVSNMEPLVKTNTYERGSYLCFDPNAWETVRKDNFVLHYEMLEKRPVLPQH, encoded by the exons ATGTCAGGCCTACTCAAT TCAGGGCTCAACGGATCATCTTCAAATCATCAAGACACTGCAGGAAGGCCTTTTGGATCATCTTTTTCTGTACAATCTGCTTCCACTGCCCCTGTTTTTCATCACACTG GAAGTGTTCAAGGACTGCATAACATTCATGGTAGCTTCAACATTCCCAACATGCCAGGCACACTTTCATCAAGAAACTCTGCAATGAATGGTGTCCCACCAAATGGCGTTCAACAACCTGCAGGAAGCCTTTCTACTGGACGTTTTGCATCAAACAACCTTCCTGTTGCTCTTTCCCAG ATCTCTCATGCCAGTTCACACGGGCATTCTGGGGTCACGAATAGAGGAG GATTGGGAGTCTCTCCAATTTTAGGAAACAGTGTTCCTCGAATTACAAGCTCAATGGGGAACATCGTTGGTGCGGGCAATGTGGGAAGGAGCTTAAGTTCTGGTGGAGGACTGTCCATGCCTGGTCTTGCTTCTCGTTTGAATTTGACAGGAAATAGCGGTTCTGGTAGTCTTAGTGTACAAGGGCCTAACAGACTAATGGGTGGCATGCTTCCACAAG CACCGCAGGTGTTATCAATACTAGGAAATTCTTACTCTCCTGGTGGTCCTTTGTCCCAAAGTCAAGTCCAAGGAGGGAATAATGCCCTAAGTTCCATGGGAATGCTAAATGATGTCAACTCTAATGACAATTCTCCTTTTGATATAAATGATTTCCCTCAGTTGAGTGGGCGCCCTAGTTCTGCTGGTGGTTCTCAAGGACAATTGG GTTCTCTACGGAAGCAGAGTGTTGGTGTTCTCCAACAAAATCAAGAATTCAGCATCCAAAATGAAGATTTTCCAGCTTTACCTGGATATAAAG GTGGCAATACTGATTATGCAATGGATCTGCACCAAAAAGAACAACTTAATGACAGTGCCATGTCTATGATGCAATCCCAGCATTTCCCT ATAGGGAGATCAAGTGGCTTCAGCTTAGGAGGTACATATTCATCCCATCGACAGCAACAACAGCAGCATTCTCCATCAGTGGGTGGTAGTGGGGTTCCGTTTGCATCTGCAAATAACCAAGATCTACTCCATATGCATGGTTCTGATCTATTCTCATCTTCCCATGCAAACTATCACTCACAG GTTCAAAATAATGGGCCACCTGGATTAAGACCTGTTAACTCTCCCAATTCAGTTTCTGGTATGGGATCCTATGACCAACTTATTCATCAGTATCAACAGCTCCAGAGCCAGTCTCAGTTTCGCTTGCAGCAAATGTCTGCTGTGGGTCAGTCATATAGAGATCAAAACATGAAGGCCATGCAAGCAGTGCCTGATCGGTTTGGATTGCTTGGTTTATTAAGTGTCATAAAATTGAGTAATCCAGAGCTTAATTCTCTTGCTCTAGGAACTGATCTGACAACTCTTGGGCTGAATTTGAGTTCAACCAATGATATTCACAAAAAATTTGCTTCCCCCTGGTCTGATGAGCCTGCTAAGGGAGAACTCGAATACACAGTGCCAGAGTGCTATTATGCTAAACTACCACCTACACTACAT CAAGGCTACTTTGCAAAATTCCAGCCAGAGACattgttttatattttctacAG CATGCCAAAAGATGAAGCCCAGTTGTATGCCGCTAATGAATT GTACAACAGAGGTTGGTTCTACCATAAAGAGCTGCGACTGTGGATCACAAGGGTCTCCAACATGGAGCCTCTGGTTAAAACAAACACGTATGAAAGGGGTTCCTATCTCTGTTTCGATCCAAATGCATGGGAAACTGTTCGGAAG GATAATTTCGTCCTTCATTATGAAATGTTGGAGAAGAGACCAGTGTTGCCGCAACATTAG